One part of the Rutidosis leptorrhynchoides isolate AG116_Rl617_1_P2 chromosome 1, CSIRO_AGI_Rlap_v1, whole genome shotgun sequence genome encodes these proteins:
- the LOC139883022 gene encoding probable mediator of RNA polymerase II transcription subunit 19b isoform X2, which produces MDPESKKFGKGPRELTGAIDLISYYKLLPHHEFFCKKSLPLSISDTHYLHNVVGDSEIRKGEGMQLDQLIQNTSFTRDTDTRIRPFDLDTLKEAFQLRETAPVELPSSEKGTPTIAGKSKSESKDKDRKHKKHKDKDREKDKEHKKHKHRHKDRSKDKDKEKKKEKSSHRDSGGESSKKHHDKKRKHDGDEDINDIHRHKKTQEFKIG; this is translated from the exons ATGGATCCTGAAAGCAAGAAGTTTGGAAAAG GACCTAGGGAACTTACGGGTGCTATTGATCTTATAAGTTACTACAAATTGCTACCTCACCATGAGTTCTTCTGCAAGAAATCACTTCCTTTGTCAATTTCGGATACACATTACCTACACAATGTTGTGGGGGACTCAGAAATCAGAAAAGGTGAAGGGATGCAGTTGGATCAGCTTATTCAGAATACATCCTTTACAAGGGATACAGATACACGTATACGACCATTTGATTTGGACACACTAAAGGAAGCCTTTCAGTTGAGAGAGACCGCTCCTGTTGAGCTTCCGTCA TCAGAGAAGGGAACTCCTACAATAGCTGGAAAATCTAAAAGTGAATCGAAGGATAAGGATCGGAAGCACAAAAAACACAAGGATAAAGACAGGGAAAAAGATAAGGAACATAAGAAACACAAACATCGTCATAAAGATCGAAGTAAAGATAAGGATAAGGAAAAAAAGAAGGAAAAAAGCAGTCATCGTGACTCTGGTGGTGAATCCTCAAAAAAGCACCATGACAAG AAAAGAAAGCATGATGGAGATGAAGATATCAATGACATTCATCGGCACAAGAAAA CACAAGAGTTCAAAATTGGATGA
- the LOC139883022 gene encoding mediator of RNA polymerase II transcription subunit 19a-like isoform X1: MDPESKKFGKGPRELTGAIDLISYYKLLPHHEFFCKKSLPLSISDTHYLHNVVGDSEIRKGEGMQLDQLIQNTSFTRDTDTRIRPFDLDTLKEAFQLRETAPVELPSSEKGTPTIAGKSKSESKDKDRKHKKHKDKDREKDKEHKKHKHRHKDRSKDKDKEKKKEKSSHRDSGGESSKKHHDKKRKHDGDEDINDIHRHKKSKHKSSKLDELGVIKVAG, translated from the exons ATGGATCCTGAAAGCAAGAAGTTTGGAAAAG GACCTAGGGAACTTACGGGTGCTATTGATCTTATAAGTTACTACAAATTGCTACCTCACCATGAGTTCTTCTGCAAGAAATCACTTCCTTTGTCAATTTCGGATACACATTACCTACACAATGTTGTGGGGGACTCAGAAATCAGAAAAGGTGAAGGGATGCAGTTGGATCAGCTTATTCAGAATACATCCTTTACAAGGGATACAGATACACGTATACGACCATTTGATTTGGACACACTAAAGGAAGCCTTTCAGTTGAGAGAGACCGCTCCTGTTGAGCTTCCGTCA TCAGAGAAGGGAACTCCTACAATAGCTGGAAAATCTAAAAGTGAATCGAAGGATAAGGATCGGAAGCACAAAAAACACAAGGATAAAGACAGGGAAAAAGATAAGGAACATAAGAAACACAAACATCGTCATAAAGATCGAAGTAAAGATAAGGATAAGGAAAAAAAGAAGGAAAAAAGCAGTCATCGTGACTCTGGTGGTGAATCCTCAAAAAAGCACCATGACAAG AAAAGAAAGCATGATGGAGATGAAGATATCAATGACATTCATCGGCACAAGAAAAGTAAG CACAAGAGTTCAAAATTGGATGAATTGGGTGTAATAAAGGTAGCAGGTTGA